The following are encoded in a window of Kitasatospora sp. NBC_01250 genomic DNA:
- a CDS encoding RNA polymerase sigma factor, whose translation MVRAPEAVPPTAGFAAGFGPAAPDPGPTAAGPASDADEPEADEADAFETETEPEPETEVETEPESEGEEPDDRGPSAASAQDAQGPAADLFRQYLREIGRIKLLSAVEEVELARQVEAGLFAEQHLAEHGLPEGPLADELDQLVVLGRIAKRRLIEANLRLVVSVAKRFIGRGLTMLDLVQEGNLGLIRAVEKFDYTRGYKFSTYATWWIRQAMSRALADQARTIRVPVHVVELINRVLRVQRRLLQEHGTEPTAAQLGLVLELSEARVREVLRLAQEPVSLHTPIGNEEEVALGDLIEDADATSPAESAAFLLLREHLEAVLATLGERERKVVELRYGLADGRPRTLEEIGALFGVTRERIRQIEAKTLAKLRDHAFADQLRGYLD comes from the coding sequence ATCGTCAGAGCGCCCGAGGCGGTGCCGCCGACCGCCGGGTTCGCGGCCGGATTCGGCCCCGCCGCGCCGGATCCCGGCCCCACCGCGGCGGGGCCGGCGTCGGACGCCGACGAGCCCGAGGCGGACGAGGCCGACGCGTTCGAGACCGAGACCGAGCCCGAGCCCGAGACCGAGGTCGAGACGGAGCCCGAGTCCGAGGGCGAGGAGCCGGACGATCGCGGCCCGTCCGCGGCATCGGCCCAGGACGCCCAGGGCCCCGCCGCCGACCTGTTCCGCCAGTACCTGCGCGAGATCGGCCGGATCAAGCTGCTGTCCGCGGTCGAGGAGGTGGAGCTCGCCCGGCAGGTCGAGGCCGGCCTCTTCGCCGAGCAGCACCTCGCTGAACACGGCCTGCCCGAGGGCCCGTTGGCCGACGAGCTGGATCAGCTGGTGGTGCTCGGCCGGATCGCCAAGCGGCGGCTGATCGAGGCCAACCTGCGTCTGGTGGTCTCGGTCGCCAAGCGCTTCATCGGCCGCGGCCTGACCATGCTGGACCTGGTCCAGGAGGGAAACCTCGGACTGATCCGGGCCGTTGAGAAGTTCGACTACACCCGCGGCTACAAGTTCTCCACCTACGCGACCTGGTGGATCCGTCAGGCGATGAGCCGCGCGCTCGCCGACCAGGCGCGCACCATCCGGGTCCCGGTCCATGTGGTCGAGCTGATCAACCGGGTGCTGCGGGTGCAGCGCCGGCTGCTCCAGGAGCACGGCACCGAGCCCACCGCCGCCCAGTTGGGCCTGGTGCTGGAGCTGTCCGAGGCACGGGTGCGCGAGGTGCTGCGGCTGGCCCAGGAGCCGGTCTCGCTGCACACCCCGATCGGCAACGAGGAGGAGGTGGCGCTCGGCGACCTGATCGAGGACGCCGACGCCACCTCCCCGGCCGAGAGTGCCGCCTTCCTGCTGCTGCGCGAGCACCTGGAGGCGGTGCTGGCCACGCTCGGCGAGCGCGAGCGCAAGGTGGTGGAACTGCGCTACGGGCTCGCCGACGGGAGGCCGCGCACCCTGGAGGAGATCGGCGCGCTCTTCGGGGTGACCCGGGAGCGGATCCGCCAGATCGAGGCCAAGACCCTGGCCAAGCTGCGTGATCACGCGTTCGCCGACCAGTTGCGCGGCTATCTGGACTGA